The genomic DNA CGGGGGCGACCTCGCAGCGGCCCTGATCATCGCATTCGACGAGCGGATCGGTCTCGGGGTCGGGATCGCCGTCGACCTGGTCGGTGCCGGTCTCGAGGAAGCTGCGCAGCGAAAGCACGACGATCAGCGCGGTCATGCCGAAGGAGATCACGATGGCGGTCAGCACCAGCGCCTGGGGCAGCGGGTCGGTGTAGTCGGTGACGCCTGCCTCGAACAGCGGCGGGCGGTCGACCGCGAGGCGGCCGATGGCGAAGAGGAACAGGTTGATCGCGTAGCTCAGCATCGCGATGCCCAGCACAACCGGGAAGGTGCGCCCGCGCAGGCTGAGGTAGATACCCGCCCAAGTCAGCGCGCCGATGGCGGTGGCGATGAGAAATTCCATGCTCATGCGCGCTCTCCGCGCAGTTTTGCAGGGTCGATGTCCATCGGGCTGTCGCTAGCCTCCTTGTTGTCGTCCTTCTTGGCGCGCACCGCGATGTGGCTCAGCTCGGCGAGCGCGAGCATGACCGCGCCGATCACCGTCATGCCCACGCCGATGTCGAACAGCATGGCGGTCGCCAGCTCGAAATCGCCCACCAGCGGCAGGTGGAAGTGGCCGAAGGCGCTGGTGAACAGCGGTGCGCCGAAGACCAGCGAACCCAGCCCGGTGAGGGCTGCGAGGGTGACGCCCACGCCGATCATCAGATGCTCGTCGAGCTGGCGACGTGCGTCGGTCCACTCGAAGCCAGAGGCCATGTACTGCATCAGCATCGCGATGGAGATCACGAGCCCGGCGATGAAACCGCCGCCGGGGGCATTGTGGCCGCGCAGGAAGATATAGAGCCCGACCATGGTCGAGAGCGGCAGCAGCAGCCTTGCCGCGACCGCGAACATCATCGGGT from Novosphingobium aureum includes the following:
- a CDS encoding Na+/H+ antiporter subunit C is translated as MSMEFLIATAIGALTWAGIYLSLRGRTFPVVLGIAMLSYAINLFLFAIGRLAVDRPPLFEAGVTDYTDPLPQALVLTAIVISFGMTALIVVLSLRSFLETGTDQVDGDPDPETDPLVECDDQGRCEVAPEADKEAGQ